A genome region from Erigeron canadensis isolate Cc75 chromosome 3, C_canadensis_v1, whole genome shotgun sequence includes the following:
- the LOC122591218 gene encoding CDPK-related kinase 3, with amino-acid sequence MGQCYGKTIPTTDNDGPTTITTTVTTQQPHPQSPLPTSNTRKSTPARSSSPWSSPYPHGIAASPLPTGVSPSPARSSTPGRRFFKRPFPPPSPAKHIKASLARRFGHPKQPREGPIPEDGAAAIEPQESLQSLDKNFGYNKNFGAKYELGKEIGRGHFGHTCHAKGKKGELRDHALAVKIISKLKMTTAISIEDVRREVKILRALSGHKHLIHFYDACEDTNNVYIVMELCEGGELLDRILSRGGRYTEADAKSIIVQILSVVAFCHLQGVVHRDLKPENFLFMSKSEDANMKLIDFGLSDFIRPEERLNDIVGSAYYVAPEVLHRSYSLEADIWSIGVISYILLCGSRPFWARTESGIFRAVLRADPNFDDIPWPSVSPEAKDFVKRLLNKDYRKRMSAAQALTHPWLSSESHPIPLDILIYKLVKSYLHASPFKRAALKALSKALTENELVYLRAQFMLLEPNKDGRVSLDNFRMALLRNATDAMKESRVPDILNAMAPLSYRKMDFEEFCAAAISTYQLEALETWEQIASTAFDFFEQEGNRSVSVEELARELNVGPTAHSILKDWIRGDGKLSLLGYTKFLHGVTLRSSNTRH; translated from the exons ATGGGCCAGTGTTACGGGAAAACAATTCCGACCACCGATAACGACGgtccaaccaccatcaccaccaccgtgACCACCCAACAACCACATCCACAGTCGCCACTGCCAACATCAAATACTAGAAAATCAACACCAGCCCGATCTTCAAGCCCATGGTCCAGCCCATACCCACATGGGATAGCAGCTAGCCCATTACCCACCGGAGTCtcaccatctccggcgagatcATCCACCCCTGGCCGGAGATTCTTCAAAAGACCCTTTCCGCCGCCGTCCCCAGCTAAGCATATCAAGGCTTCACTTGCTAGACGGTTCGGGCACCCGAAACAGCCCCGAGAAGGCCCGATTCCGGAAGACGGAGCAGCCGCGATTGAACCGCAAGAATCTTTGCAATCACTTGATAAGAATTTTGGATATAATAAGAATTTTGGGGCGAAATATGAATTGGGTAAAGAAATTGGGAGAGGGCATTTTGGTCATACTTGTCACGCCAAGGGTAAAAAAGGCGAACTTAGAGATCATGCCTTGGCTGTTAAAATCATTTCTAAACTCaag ATGACCACTGCAATTTCAATTGAGGACGTGCGTAGAGAAGTTAAAATATTAAGAGCTCTTTCAGGTCATAAACATCTGATCCACTTTTATGACGCATGTGAAGATACAAACAATGTCTACATAGTTATGGA ATTGTGTGAAGGTGGGGAATTGCTTGATCGGATATTGTCCAG AGGTGGACGATACACAGAGGCAGATGCGAAATCAATAATTGTTCAGATATTAAGTGTTGTTGCTTTTTGCCACCTTCAAGGTGTTGTCCATCGTGACCTAAAGCCTGAG AATTTCCTTTTCATGTCCAAAAGTGAAGATGCCAATATGAAGCTTATTGATTTTGGCCTTTCAGATTTCATCAGGCCAG AAGAAAGGCTTAATGATATAGTTGGAAGTGCATATTATGTTGCACCAGAAGTTCTACATAGATCATATAGCCTGGAAGCTGATATATGGAGTATTGGTGTTAtctcatatatattattatgtggGAGCAGACCATTCTGGGCAAGAACGGAATCTGGGATATTTCGTGCAGTACTTAGAGCAGACCCAAATTTTGATGATATACCTTGGCCTTCTGTATCACCAGAAGCCAAAGACTTTGTGAAAAGGCTCTTGAATAAAGACTATAGAAAGAGAATGAGTGCAGCACAAGCTCTCA CTCATCCATGGTTGTCTAGTGAAAGCCATCCAATTCCTTTAGATATATTGATCTATAAATTGGTAAAATCGTATCTGCATGCTTCTCCGTTCAAACGTGCTGCACTCAAG GCACTTTCAAAAGCTCTGACAGAGAATGAATTGGTTTATCTTAGAGCTCAATTTATGCTTTTGGAACCAAATAAGGATGGACGTGTATCTCTTGACAATTTTAGAATG GCTCTCTTGCGTAATGCTACAGATGCAATGAAGGAATCTAGAGTGCCTGATATTTTAAATGCG ATGGCGCCACTATCTTACAGGAAAATGGATTTTGAAGAGTTCTGTGCAGCAGCCATCAGCACATATCAATTGGAAGCGCTGGAGACGTGGGAGCAAATTGCATCAACAGCATTTGACTTCTTTGAACAGGAGGGTAACCGCAGTGTGTCTGTTGAGGAACTTGCTCGG GAACTGAACGTGGGACCTACTGCACATTCGATTCTGAAGGACTGGATAAGAGGCGACGGTAAACTGAGTTTGCTTGGTTATACGAAATTTTTGCATGGAGTCACCCTTCGCAGCTCCAACACAAGACATTAA
- the LOC122591219 gene encoding homeobox-leucine zipper protein ATHB-12-like codes for MLDMGSDPDSSSDHCFTTFFNDSLSNNNNNKIQRRFTNQQIKSLETIFQSESKLEPRKKLQLAKDLGLQPRQVAIWFQNKRARWKSKQLERDYNILRASYDSLSSSFDLLNRENQSLTLQLKKLREVIEKKAKSSGTGENSNNSMEEKTSLSLEKGLLGIASDADSSMKPEYAEHNDDNDNNQLLVVQKGSEDNLDDLEAADQLLDDNTSSQWWDFWS; via the exons ATGTTAGACATGGGATCAGACCCAGATTCATCATCTGATCACTGTTTCACCACCTTTTTCAATGATTCCTTAtccaacaataacaacaataaaataCAAAGGAGGTTCACTAATCAACAGATCAAATCACTCGAGACCATCTTTCAATCCGAATCCAAACTCGAACCTCGTAAGAAGTTGCAACTAGCTAAAGATCTTGGATTGCAACCAAGGCAGGTTGCAATTTGGTTCCAAAATAAAAGAGCTCGTTGGAAATCAAAGCAACTAGAAAGAGATTACAACATATTAAGAGCTAGTTATGATTCATTATCTTCTAGTTTCGACCTCCTCAATAGAGAAAATCAATCATTAACCCTCCAG TTGAAGAAGCTGCGTGAAGTGATTGAAAAGAAAGCAAAAAGCAGTGGCACTGGAGAAAATTCGAATAATTCAATGGAAGAAAAAACAAGTTTGTCACTGGAGAAAGGATTATTGGGCATTGCATCGGATGCTGACAGCAGCATGAAACCGGAATACGCAGaacataatgatgataatgataataaccaGCTGCTTGTTGTGCAAAAAGGAAGTGAAGATAATTTGGATGATTTAGAGGCTGCAGATCAACTGTTAGACGATAATACAAGTAGCCAGTGGTGGGACTTTTGGTCTTAA